In Aliivibrio wodanis, a genomic segment contains:
- the fruA gene encoding PTS system, fructose-specific IIBC component: MKNIAIVTACPSGVANSIIAAGLLEQAATKLNWKATIECQSSVLPVELLTQEVIDTADAIVIAANSVVDTSRFVGKKVHQGSISECAINSEVWLENAVNNAKELTASEVTVSETVASTDATGPKKIVAITACPTGVAHTFMAAEALEEEGKRQGHIIKVETRGSVGAKNQLTDQEIAEADLVIIAADIEVALDRFNGKRLYKTSTGLALKKTEQEMNKAFSDATVFQSSGKAQSSQTEEKKGMYKHLMTGVSHMLPVVIAGGLLIALSFVFGIEAFKEPGTIAATLMDIGGGAAFALMIPVLAGFIAFSIADRPGLAPGLIGGMLASSTGAGFLGGIAAGFIAGYSAKFIADKVSLPQSMEALKPILIIPFVASLFTGLVMVYIVGGPVAGIMSALTEFLNNMGSTNAVLLGVILGCMMCFDLGGPVNKAAYTFGVGLLASQTYGPMAAIMAAGMVPALGMGLATFLAKNKFEAGEREAGKASFVLGLCFISEGAIPFAAKDPMRVIPSCMAGGALTGGLSMLFGAELLAPHGGLFVLLIPNAISPVLMYLVAIAAGTAVTGFTYAFLKNKADEKEAVTA; the protein is encoded by the coding sequence ATGAAAAATATAGCTATCGTTACTGCATGCCCAAGCGGTGTAGCAAACAGCATCATTGCTGCAGGTTTATTAGAACAAGCAGCAACCAAACTAAATTGGAAAGCGACGATTGAATGTCAATCAAGCGTGTTACCCGTTGAGCTCTTAACTCAAGAAGTCATTGATACGGCGGATGCAATTGTTATTGCCGCAAACTCGGTGGTTGATACATCTCGCTTTGTTGGTAAAAAAGTACACCAAGGTTCAATTTCTGAATGTGCAATTAACTCGGAAGTTTGGTTAGAAAATGCAGTAAATAATGCCAAAGAACTAACCGCTTCAGAAGTGACGGTTTCAGAGACAGTGGCATCGACTGACGCGACAGGACCTAAGAAAATCGTAGCGATTACGGCATGCCCAACAGGTGTTGCGCATACTTTCATGGCGGCAGAAGCGCTAGAAGAAGAAGGTAAACGCCAAGGCCACATTATTAAAGTAGAAACTCGTGGCTCTGTGGGTGCAAAAAATCAGTTAACGGACCAAGAAATTGCCGAGGCTGATTTAGTAATCATCGCAGCGGATATCGAAGTTGCCCTTGATCGCTTTAATGGTAAGCGCCTGTACAAAACAAGCACAGGTTTAGCGCTGAAGAAAACAGAACAAGAGATGAATAAAGCTTTCTCTGATGCGACGGTTTTCCAATCATCAGGTAAAGCGCAATCTTCTCAAACCGAAGAGAAAAAAGGCATGTACAAACACCTGATGACAGGGGTATCACACATGCTTCCTGTTGTTATCGCAGGTGGTTTGCTAATTGCATTGTCATTTGTATTTGGTATCGAAGCATTTAAAGAACCGGGTACTATTGCTGCAACATTAATGGACATTGGTGGTGGCGCGGCATTTGCGTTGATGATCCCTGTTCTTGCTGGTTTCATTGCGTTCTCAATTGCTGACCGTCCTGGTTTAGCGCCAGGTTTAATTGGTGGTATGTTGGCGAGCTCAACTGGCGCAGGTTTCCTTGGTGGTATCGCGGCGGGTTTCATTGCGGGTTATTCTGCAAAATTCATCGCAGATAAAGTGTCTCTTCCTCAATCCATGGAAGCGCTTAAACCAATCCTAATCATTCCATTTGTGGCGAGTTTGTTCACTGGTCTGGTTATGGTTTACATTGTTGGTGGCCCAGTTGCTGGCATTATGTCTGCACTGACAGAGTTCCTAAACAACATGGGTTCAACTAATGCAGTATTATTGGGTGTTATCCTTGGTTGTATGATGTGTTTCGATTTAGGTGGTCCAGTAAACAAAGCAGCATATACATTTGGTGTTGGTCTTCTGGCTTCACAAACGTACGGTCCAATGGCGGCTATTATGGCGGCTGGTATGGTCCCTGCATTAGGTATGGGTCTGGCGACATTCCTTGCTAAGAACAAGTTTGAAGCCGGAGAGCGTGAAGCAGGTAAAGCCTCATTTGTACTTGGCTTATGCTTTATCTCTGAAGGTGCGATTCCATTTGCAGCGAAAGACCCAATGCGTGTGATTCCAAGCTGTATGGCGGGTGGTGCATTAACAGGTGGCTTATCTATGCTATTTGGCGCAGAGTTGCTTGCTCCACACGGTGGTTTGTTTGTACTACTGATTCCAAATGCAATTTCTCCCGTATTAATGTATTTAGTAGCAATCGCAGCAGGTACCGCAGTAACAGGTTTCACTTACGCTTTCTTGAAAAACAAAGCGGATGAGAAAGAAGCAGTTACAGCATAA
- the fruK gene encoding 1-phosphofructokinase, which produces MSTNPKSKVVTITLNPALDLTGSLDALSVGSVSLVSKGSLHAAGKGVNVAKVLSDLGAEVTVTGFLGRDNEELFCQLFEEMNANDEFIRVDGATRINVKLVEQDGRVSDINFPGVDVSEQAIAEFEVRLFELAKTHEFFVLAGSLPKGISPELCAEWIEKLHQMGKKVLFDSSRAALAAGLEAHPWLIKPNDEELSEFVGRELETPEACQNAAQDLAQKGIENIVVSLGSKGVMWLGNNEQSKTEWIYSQPPKMNVVSTVGAGDTLVAGLCWGHMQKDWDRSQILSFATALSALAVSQVGVGVPNVEDVKELQKQVTLHNPISTNVQ; this is translated from the coding sequence ATGAGTACTAATCCAAAAAGCAAAGTAGTTACTATCACGCTAAACCCTGCTTTAGATTTAACGGGCAGTTTAGATGCGTTATCGGTTGGCTCTGTGAGTTTAGTTAGTAAAGGCTCACTTCATGCGGCGGGTAAAGGCGTAAACGTTGCTAAAGTACTGTCTGACTTAGGTGCTGAAGTGACGGTTACCGGTTTTTTAGGTCGTGATAATGAAGAGCTGTTCTGTCAATTATTTGAAGAGATGAACGCTAACGATGAGTTTATCCGTGTTGATGGTGCTACTCGCATTAATGTGAAATTAGTAGAGCAAGATGGCCGAGTGAGTGACATCAACTTTCCGGGTGTTGATGTCTCTGAACAAGCGATTGCCGAGTTTGAAGTTCGTTTATTTGAATTAGCTAAAACGCATGAATTTTTCGTATTAGCAGGTAGTTTACCAAAAGGTATTTCTCCTGAGCTGTGTGCTGAGTGGATTGAAAAGCTGCATCAAATGGGTAAAAAAGTCCTATTTGATAGCAGTCGTGCGGCATTGGCAGCAGGTTTAGAAGCTCACCCTTGGTTAATTAAACCAAACGATGAAGAGCTATCTGAATTTGTTGGGCGTGAGTTAGAAACGCCAGAAGCGTGTCAGAACGCGGCTCAAGATCTTGCACAAAAAGGCATTGAAAATATCGTCGTGTCATTAGGCTCAAAAGGCGTAATGTGGCTTGGCAATAATGAGCAAAGCAAGACGGAATGGATCTACTCTCAACCGCCAAAAATGAACGTAGTAAGTACTGTAGGTGCTGGTGATACGTTAGTTGCTGGCCTATGTTGGGGTCACATGCAGAAAGATTGGGATCGTTCACAAATTTTATCTTTTGCTACCGCTTTATCTGCTTTAGCTGTATCGCAGGTTGGCGTTGGTGTACCAAATGTCGAAGACGTAAAAGAATTACAAAAACAAGTAACCCTACACAACCCTATTTCTACAAACGTGCAGTAA
- the fruB gene encoding PTS system, fructose-specific IIA/FPR component, whose translation MLTLTKNDITLQQAATDKTTAIKAIAKQLTEKGLVAEKYVDGMLNREQQNSTFLGNGIAIPHGTTDTRDLVNNTGVAVHHFPQGVNWGDGNVVYVAIGIAAKSDEHLGILKQLTKVLSADGVEEKLKQAKTEVDIIALLNGEVQFEADFDASLIQLLFPASDMIQMSAVAGGLLKNSGNAESAFVAELVTKEPTHLGKGLWLVSTDKGVKRSGMSIVTTANGCEFNGLPVKGLIAIASCNASHKSFLTTITKAVAEQQQDSILSATSEQLLAMFSTSAEETTVSADADNTATFKIKNAHGLHARPGAMLVAEAKKYESKITVLNVNGDGKAVNAKSLMKVIALGVKHGHELQFTADGSDAKEALAGIGAAIASGLGEG comes from the coding sequence ATGCTGACATTGACAAAGAATGACATTACGTTGCAACAAGCAGCAACGGATAAGACAACAGCAATCAAAGCGATTGCAAAGCAACTGACAGAAAAAGGCTTAGTTGCAGAGAAGTACGTAGACGGAATGCTAAATCGTGAGCAACAGAACTCAACGTTTTTAGGTAATGGTATTGCTATCCCACACGGTACAACAGATACCCGTGATTTAGTTAATAACACCGGCGTTGCTGTGCATCATTTTCCTCAAGGTGTTAACTGGGGTGATGGTAACGTGGTTTATGTGGCTATTGGTATTGCGGCTAAATCAGATGAGCACTTAGGAATCCTTAAGCAATTAACTAAAGTGCTGTCTGCTGATGGTGTAGAAGAGAAGCTAAAACAAGCAAAAACAGAAGTAGATATTATTGCATTACTAAATGGTGAAGTGCAGTTTGAAGCCGATTTTGATGCATCACTAATTCAATTGCTTTTCCCTGCAAGCGATATGATCCAAATGAGTGCGGTTGCGGGCGGTTTATTGAAAAATAGCGGCAATGCAGAGAGCGCATTTGTTGCAGAGTTAGTTACTAAAGAGCCTACGCATTTAGGTAAAGGTTTATGGTTGGTAAGTACTGACAAAGGCGTTAAACGCTCTGGTATGTCTATCGTAACGACAGCAAATGGGTGCGAATTTAATGGCTTGCCTGTTAAAGGTTTGATTGCAATTGCTTCTTGTAACGCCTCTCATAAATCGTTCTTAACAACGATCACCAAAGCAGTAGCTGAGCAACAACAAGACTCGATTCTATCTGCAACTTCTGAGCAGTTACTTGCGATGTTCTCTACTTCTGCTGAAGAAACAACAGTAAGTGCTGATGCTGATAATACAGCAACCTTTAAAATTAAAAATGCACACGGTTTACACGCTCGCCCAGGAGCAATGCTCGTTGCTGAAGCGAAAAAATACGAGTCAAAAATCACCGTATTAAACGTAAATGGTGACGGAAAAGCGGTGAATGCGAAAAGCTTAATGAAAGTGATTGCGCTTGGCGTTAAACACGGTCATGAACTGCAATTTACTGCAGATGGCTCAGATGCAAAAGAAGCGCTTGCTGGCATTGGTGCTGCAATTGCTTCTGGTTTAGGCGAGGGTTAA
- the fruR gene encoding fructose repressor, translated as MTLDEIAKLAGVSKTTASYVINGKAQKYRISEKTQLKVMAVVDEHNYRPDHAASALRAGSSRSFGLIIPDLENTSYAKLAKLLEYNSRKAGYQILIGCSDDDPETEKNVAHALISRRIDALFVASCLPDGSEYYLTIQEKGTPIIAIDRSLDDEHFGCVISEDFEAAYELTKSVVNENVKSIGLIGALPDLNISRQRHLGFKAKAKEKGLASITGYGEHFNSESGKAIFEQWIKEETIPDAIITTSYILLEGILDVLIEKPELMTKIKLGTFGDNRLLDFLPIKVNSLPQQFELIADSALALGLNASAKRYQAGIELIPRKIVIR; from the coding sequence ATGACATTAGATGAAATTGCCAAACTTGCTGGCGTCTCTAAAACCACCGCAAGCTATGTCATTAATGGTAAAGCACAGAAATATCGCATCAGTGAAAAGACCCAATTAAAAGTCATGGCTGTGGTTGATGAGCATAATTATCGTCCAGATCATGCCGCTTCTGCATTACGTGCGGGCAGTAGCCGTTCGTTTGGTTTAATCATTCCTGATCTTGAAAACACCAGTTACGCCAAACTGGCTAAACTTTTAGAATACAACTCTCGTAAAGCGGGTTATCAGATCTTAATTGGTTGCTCTGATGATGATCCTGAAACAGAAAAAAACGTAGCCCATGCTTTAATCAGTCGTCGTATAGACGCGTTGTTTGTTGCAAGCTGTTTGCCCGATGGCAGTGAGTACTATTTAACGATTCAAGAAAAAGGCACACCAATTATCGCGATTGACCGCTCTTTGGATGATGAACATTTTGGTTGCGTGATCAGTGAAGATTTTGAAGCGGCTTATGAGCTAACCAAATCGGTAGTTAATGAAAACGTAAAATCAATCGGCTTAATTGGAGCATTACCTGATCTCAACATATCTCGTCAGCGTCATTTAGGATTTAAAGCAAAAGCTAAAGAGAAAGGTTTAGCGAGTATCACTGGTTATGGCGAACACTTTAACAGTGAATCAGGCAAAGCAATTTTTGAACAATGGATAAAAGAAGAAACGATTCCAGATGCGATCATTACAACCTCTTATATCCTACTTGAAGGCATTTTGGATGTACTCATTGAAAAGCCTGAATTGATGACCAAAATAAAATTAGGCACTTTTGGTGATAACCGTCTATTGGATTTCTTACCCATTAAAGTTAACTCTCTACCACAGCAATTCGAACTGATTGCTGATAGTGCCTTGGCATTAGGGTTAAATGCTTCAGCAAAGCGTTATCAAGCAGGAATAGAGTTAATTCCTAGGAAGATTGTTATTCGCTAG
- a CDS encoding putative membrane protein (No significant database matches), with translation MLELKPIMGLMFFTWILIYFYHLVVYSLGDKKHINQLVDDLAKEPEIFKKKHYISMVSIGAGGLFSYFCIVYPFIRHRRRNKKVTFDLFMWLNWLCFMLSAFFYIRSF, from the coding sequence ATGTTAGAGCTAAAACCAATAATGGGATTAATGTTTTTCACTTGGATTTTAATCTATTTTTATCATCTTGTAGTTTATAGTCTAGGAGATAAAAAACATATAAACCAATTAGTAGATGATTTGGCAAAAGAACCTGAAATTTTTAAAAAGAAACATTATATATCAATGGTAAGCATTGGTGCTGGTGGTTTGTTTTCTTATTTTTGTATTGTGTATCCATTTATTAGGCATAGAAGGCGAAATAAAAAAGTTACTTTTGATTTGTTTATGTGGTTAAACTGGTTGTGTTTTATGTTAAGTGCTTTCTTTTATATCCGTTCATTTTAG
- a CDS encoding hypothetical protein (No significant database matches), whose product MSDAILWELLIMVPGYIFAGYTIAWSVPGVIMSATVSLGSFKHIIFIDKQLAKDLDKHYDKNGHMQPQYKMSCEIGSRYFDYWIKRCGEEAYNFFELDLFFEKIESSIDKDIPNDIEDYINKSTFNNFNIKSNFNG is encoded by the coding sequence ATGTCGGATGCAATATTGTGGGAATTATTGATTATGGTTCCGGGCTATATTTTTGCTGGATATACTATAGCTTGGTCTGTTCCTGGTGTGATTATGAGTGCAACTGTTTCACTGGGAAGTTTTAAACATATTATTTTTATTGATAAGCAATTAGCAAAAGATCTTGATAAACATTATGACAAAAATGGTCATATGCAGCCTCAATATAAAATGTCTTGCGAAATAGGCAGTCGTTACTTTGATTATTGGATTAAGCGGTGTGGGGAAGAAGCCTATAATTTTTTCGAATTAGATCTATTTTTTGAAAAAATAGAAAGTAGTATTGATAAAGATATTCCAAATGATATTGAAGATTATATAAATAAGTCGACATTTAATAATTTTAATATAAAGTCAAATTTTAATGGATAA
- a CDS encoding putative uncharacterized protein (No significant database matches), with the protein MGQGYYKIEQDKITFEELHNPYRDVNSYMERRYKKVNSSLKNGTNNITVRCLIIFDSLGFENKIKEQDKYINNIDNINLPYEIDH; encoded by the coding sequence ATGGGGCAAGGATATTATAAAATTGAGCAAGATAAGATAACATTTGAAGAATTACACAATCCATATAGAGATGTTAATAGTTATATGGAACGTAGATATAAAAAAGTCAATTCTTCTCTTAAGAATGGAACTAATAATATAACGGTTAGATGTTTGATTATATTTGATTCATTAGGGTTTGAAAATAAGATAAAAGAACAAGATAAATATATTAACAATATAGATAATATAAATTTACCTTATGAAATAGACCATTAA
- a CDS encoding membrane protein (No significant database matches) has protein sequence MYSRYVLSIFLTIYISIKNRKIKEGLINKVADCAPPVFRERSINSMRNVAHNWLIGTMFPSIWFMYPILRFLCSLSNIEIITWRKKVKILLGNTYSICILSLNLSFTGLIYLVIRTFVIPY, from the coding sequence ATTTACAGTAGGTATGTTTTATCTATATTTTTAACTATTTATATAAGTATCAAAAATAGAAAAATAAAAGAAGGATTAATAAATAAAGTGGCAGATTGTGCTCCTCCTGTATTTAGAGAAAGATCTATTAATTCAATGAGGAATGTCGCACACAATTGGCTTATAGGCACTATGTTTCCTTCTATATGGTTTATGTACCCTATATTAAGATTTCTATGCTCATTATCAAATATTGAAATAATTACATGGCGGAAAAAGGTTAAAATACTTCTTGGTAACACATATTCGATATGTATCTTAAGCTTAAATTTGAGCTTTACAGGGTTGATTTATTTGGTCATTAGAACCTTTGTGATTCCATATTAA
- a CDS encoding putative uncharacterized protein (No significant database matches) translates to MALNAGMGMYGGEVSNEFGSAVEVVSFDLYDRLFD, encoded by the coding sequence ATGGCTCTCAATGCTGGTATGGGAATGTATGGTGGAGAGGTATCTAATGAGTTTGGAAGTGCTGTTGAGGTGGTGAGTTTTGATTTATACGATAGATTATTTGATTGA
- a CDS encoding membrane protein (No significant database matches): protein MIDIIDKVVILCKGLVAIYAMAWAVTAIIILPTISLGSFKHIIFIDKQLAKDLDKYYDKNGYMRPQYQASWDVGSRFIDYCIAYPFIRKRASTDSKKFKVFMWWNASGMWSWLGVFVFGFLAKFLDII, encoded by the coding sequence TTGATCGACATTATTGATAAGGTCGTAATTCTTTGTAAGGGGCTCGTCGCTATATATGCGATGGCTTGGGCTGTGACCGCTATTATTATATTACCTACAATTTCCTTGGGGAGCTTTAAACATATTATTTTTATTGATAAGCAATTAGCAAAAGATCTTGATAAATATTATGACAAAAATGGGTATATGCGGCCTCAATACCAAGCATCTTGGGATGTTGGTAGTCGATTCATTGATTATTGTATTGCTTATCCATTTATTAGAAAAAGAGCATCAACAGACTCAAAGAAATTTAAAGTCTTTATGTGGTGGAATGCGAGCGGTATGTGGAGTTGGTTAGGGGTCTTTGTTTTTGGCTTTCTGGCTAAATTTCTTGATATTATTTAA
- a CDS encoding membrane protein (No significant database matches) — MRCLKRIGNIAIGISASRGLGYVGLLIGANSAMDNIYQACKVDSSGDCGKTTTREVTGFIGGAVGGIKAGSVGVGLAVTAVSGIALVIGVTASVPVLAVAAISGAIAGGIVGGGIGATAGKATGDIIYEWAIDAFEDIF, encoded by the coding sequence ATGCGTTGTTTGAAACGTATCGGAAATATAGCGATAGGCATTTCAGCCTCTAGAGGGTTGGGGTATGTCGGTTTATTAATTGGTGCAAATAGTGCAATGGATAATATTTATCAGGCGTGTAAGGTTGATAGCTCTGGTGATTGTGGTAAGACAACGACTCGTGAAGTCACTGGGTTTATTGGTGGGGCCGTTGGAGGAATAAAAGCTGGTTCTGTAGGTGTCGGGCTTGCGGTCACTGCTGTTTCTGGTATAGCTTTAGTTATTGGTGTTACCGCTTCAGTTCCAGTGCTTGCTGTTGCTGCTATTAGTGGTGCAATTGCCGGTGGTATTGTAGGTGGTGGTATTGGTGCTACAGCTGGTAAGGCTACGGGAGATATTATTTATGAATGGGCTATAGATGCATTTGAGGATATATTTTGA
- a CDS encoding membrane protein (No significant database matches) yields MIENIVSYLALFALIWIFPFGYHLIIYSLGDKKHINQLVNDLAKEPETFKKKHYISMVSIGAGGLFSYFCLIYPFIRHRRKNKKITFDLFMWLNWVFFIVVIVAYLYA; encoded by the coding sequence ATGATTGAAAACATAGTGTCATATCTAGCTTTATTTGCGTTAATATGGATATTTCCATTTGGGTATCATTTGATTATTTATAGTCTAGGAGATAAAAAACATATAAACCAATTAGTAAATGATTTGGCAAAAGAACCTGAAACTTTTAAAAAGAAGCATTATATATCAATGGTAAGCATTGGTGCTGGTGGTTTATTTTCTTATTTTTGCCTCATATATCCATTCATTAGACATAGACGAAAAAATAAAAAAATCACGTTTGATTTATTTATGTGGTTGAATTGGGTCTTTTTTATTGTGGTGATCGTTGCTTATCTTTATGCGTAA
- a CDS encoding membrane protein (No significant database matches) → MTDKVIWMIGVINILMLTIGMFITILLTIYLVVKNRKIKEELINKVADCAPPVFRERSINSMRNVAHNWLIGTMFPLIWFMYPILRLLCSLSNVEIITWRKNIRMTLGSIYSLCVFSLNLSSVGGIYLVASYLLSSS, encoded by the coding sequence ATGACTGATAAAGTAATCTGGATGATAGGTGTAATAAATATATTGATGTTAACAATCGGTATGTTTATTACTATTTTGTTGACTATTTATTTGGTTGTTAAAAATAGAAAAATAAAAGAAGAATTAATAAATAAAGTGGCAGATTGTGCTCCTCCTGTATTTAGAGAAAGATCTATTAATTCAATGAGGAATGTCGCACACAATTGGCTTATAGGCACTATGTTTCCTTTAATATGGTTCATGTATCCTATCTTAAGGTTGTTATGCTCATTATCAAATGTTGAAATAATTACATGGAGGAAAAATATTCGAATGACTCTCGGTAGCATATATTCACTGTGTGTTTTTAGTTTAAATTTAAGCTCGGTAGGGGGAATATATTTAGTCGCTAGCTATCTTTTATCATCTAGCTAA
- a CDS encoding membrane protein (No significant database matches) has protein sequence MLDAVWWELLIMVPGSIFAGYAIAWSVPGVIMSATVSLGSFKHIIFIDKQLAKDLDKYYDKNGHMRPQYQMSWEIGSRCFDYWIKYPFIRKRVTTDSIKFKVFMWVNVLGVWSYILFIFCLLMAKTFDII, from the coding sequence ATGTTGGATGCAGTATGGTGGGAATTATTGATTATGGTTCCTGGCTCTATTTTTGCTGGATATGCTATAGCTTGGTCTGTTCCTGGTGTGATTATGAGTGCAACTGTTTCACTGGGAAGTTTTAAACATATTATTTTTATTGATAAGCAATTAGCAAAAGACCTTGATAAATATTATGACAAAAATGGGCATATGCGGCCTCAATATCAAATGTCTTGGGAAATAGGCAGTCGATGCTTTGATTATTGGATTAAGTACCCATTCATTCGTAAGCGTGTAACAACTGATTCTATAAAATTTAAGGTTTTTATGTGGGTCAATGTTTTAGGGGTATGGAGCTATATTCTTTTTATTTTTTGTCTATTAATGGCTAAAACTTTCGATATTATTTAA
- a CDS encoding membrane protein (No significant database matches): protein MKLKPKKIELIKSISNAAPKKFKDRVFLIMNDHMPWVAGSAIVFIWFSYPILRFIWGIKKDEITQWKVDIKNIFGKFFLIYFITITCVNLGMVSIFLIIVDESLFSQN, encoded by the coding sequence GTGAAGTTAAAACCTAAAAAAATTGAACTGATAAAATCTATATCAAATGCTGCACCTAAAAAATTTAAAGATCGTGTATTTTTAATTATGAATGATCATATGCCATGGGTTGCAGGTAGTGCAATTGTTTTTATCTGGTTTTCTTACCCTATTTTACGATTTATTTGGGGTATAAAAAAAGATGAAATAACCCAATGGAAAGTAGATATAAAGAATATTTTTGGGAAGTTTTTCCTTATTTATTTTATTACAATTACATGTGTTAACTTGGGGATGGTTTCAATATTCTTGATTATTGTCGACGAAAGCTTATTTTCTCAGAACTAA
- a CDS encoding membrane protein (No significant database matches), giving the protein MSDAMWFEFLIMIPAVFFAALAIAWSVTAIIILPTISLGSFKHILFIDKQLAKDLDKYYDKNGHMRPQYQASWDVGSRFIDYCIAYPFIRKRASTDSKKFKIFMWWNASGMWSWLGVFVFGFLAKFLDII; this is encoded by the coding sequence ATGTCGGATGCGATGTGGTTTGAATTTTTGATAATGATTCCTGCTGTTTTTTTTGCTGCTTTGGCTATTGCTTGGAGTGTGACCGCGATTATTATATTACCTACAATTTCCTTGGGGAGCTTTAAACATATTCTTTTTATTGATAAGCAATTAGCAAAAGACCTTGATAAATATTATGACAAAAATGGACACATGCGGCCTCAATACCAAGCATCTTGGGATGTTGGTAGTCGATTCATTGATTATTGCATTGCTTATCCATTTATTAGAAAAAGAGCATCAACAGACTCAAAGAAATTTAAAATCTTTATGTGGTGGAATGCGAGCGGTATGTGGAGTTGGTTAGGGGTCTTTGTTTTTGGCTTTCTGGCTAAATTTCTTGATATTATTTAA
- a CDS encoding membrane protein (No significant database matches): MRCLKRIGNIAIGISASRGLGYVGLLLGANSAMDNIYQACKVDSSGDCGKTTTREVTGFVGGAVGGIKAGSVGVGLAVTAVSGIALVIGVTASVPVLAVAAISGAIVGGFVGGGIGGTAGKAGGDLAYEIYEWVME; the protein is encoded by the coding sequence ATGCGTTGTTTGAAACGTATCGGAAATATAGCGATAGGCATTTCAGCCTCTAGAGGGTTGGGGTATGTCGGTTTATTACTTGGTGCAAATAGTGCAATGGATAATATTTATCAGGCGTGTAAGGTTGATAGCTCTGGTGATTGTGGTAAGACAACGACTCGTGAAGTCACTGGGTTTGTTGGTGGGGCTGTTGGAGGAATAAAAGCTGGTTCTGTTGGTGTCGGGCTTGCGGTCACTGCTGTTTCTGGTATAGCTTTAGTTATTGGTGTTACCGCTTCAGTTCCAGTGCTTGCTGTTGCTGCTATTAGTGGTGCAATTGTCGGAGGTTTTGTTGGTGGTGGTATCGGTGGTACTGCAGGTAAGGCTGGTGGAGATCTTGCTTATGAAATATATGAATGGGTGATGGAATAA
- a CDS encoding membrane protein (No significant database matches) — MLEILKMFVGWYGLIWGLIYFYYLVIYSLGDKKNINQLVDDLAKEPEMFKKKHYISMVSIGAGGLFSYFCLIYPFIRHRRKNKKITFDLFMWLNWVFFIVLIVAYIYA, encoded by the coding sequence ATGTTAGAAATATTAAAAATGTTTGTTGGTTGGTATGGGCTTATTTGGGGTTTAATATATTTTTATTATCTTGTGATTTATAGTCTAGGAGATAAAAAAAATATAAATCAATTAGTAGATGATTTGGCAAAAGAACCTGAGATGTTTAAAAAAAAGCATTATATATCAATGGTAAGCATTGGTGCTGGTGGTTTGTTTTCTTATTTTTGCCTCATATATCCATTCATTAGGCATAGACGAAAAAATAAAAAAATCACGTTTGATTTATTTATGTGGTTGAATTGGGTCTTTTTTATTGTGCTGATCGTTGCTTATATTTATGCGTAA